The Pseudomonadota bacterium DNA window CGCGGTATCCGGGTCGGGCCGCACGATGTGGCCTTCGCCACCACAGGTGAACTCGGTCTGGGCGCGCGCGCCGCACCATGGGCATGTAATGACTAGCATCTCTCGCCCCCGCCCTAGTGCGCCACCGCGGCGGCGCCGTGTTCGTCGATCAAGAAGCCGGTTTCGAACCGCTTCAGGTCGAAGGCTTCGTTGATCTTGTGCGGACGGTCCTGGGCGATGGTGTGGGCGAAGACCCAGCCCGAGCCCGGCGTCGCCTTGAAGCCGCCGGTGCCCCAGCCGCAGTTGATGTAGAAGCCGTCGACCGGCGTCTTCGAAACAATCGGGCTGGCGTCCGGGCACGTGTCGACGATACCACCCCAGGTGCGCATGACCTTGAGCCGGCTGACGATAGGATAGAGATCCTTCAGCGCCTCGATCTGGTGTTCGATGACATCGAACGACCCGCGCTGCGCGTAAGAGAGATAAGGGTCGATGCCGGCACCCAACACCAGTTCGCCCTTGTCTGATTGGCTGACATAGACGTGCACGGTGTTCGACATGATCACCGTGTCGATGACCGGCTTGATCGGCTCCGACACCATGGCCTGCAGCGGGTGGCTCTCGACCGGCAGACGAAGGCCCGCCATCGCCGCGACCACCGAGGCGTGACCGGCAACGACGGCGCCAATCTTCTTGGCGCGGATCGTGCCGCGGTTGGTTTCGACACCGGTCACCGCGCCGTTCTCTATATTGATGCCGGTGACCTCGCAGTTCTGGATGATGTCGATGCCGGCTTCGTCGGCGCTCCGCGCGTAGCCCCAGGCGACGGCGTCATGGCGGGCGGTCCCGGCGCGCCGCTGCATGGCGCCGCCCAGGACCGGATAACGGATGTTCTTGGAGATGTTGATGATCGGCGCGATTTGCTTGATCTGCGCCGGCGTCACCATCTCATAGTCGATACCGTTCAGGCGGCAGGCATGGCCGCGCCGGGTCAATTCCTTCAGGTCGTGTTCGTTATGGGCGAGGTTGATGACACCGCGCTGGGAGAACATGACGTTGTAGTTGAGGTCCTGGGAGAGCCCTTCCCACAGCTTCAGCGACTTCTCATAGAGATGCGCGCTTTCGTCCCACAGATAGTTGGAACGAACGATTGTGGTGTTACGTCCGGTATTGCCGCCGCCGAGCCAACCTTTTTCAAGCACCGCGACATTGGTGATGCCGTGTTCCTTGGCCAGGTAATAGGCGGTCGCCAGACCGTGGCCGCCGCCGCCGATGACAATGACATCGTATTCCGGCTTCGGGTCGGGGCTGCGCCACGCCTGAGGCCAGTTCTGATGGTAGTCGCGGGCCTGCCGAAGCAGGCTGAAAATGGAATACTTCACCTTGGCCATGGAGCCCCTGCCGACGCCACATTCCGGCCGGCACTATAGTCGTTCCGGCGCTGCAAGCTAGCGATGGGTGCCGGGCCGAATTGGCCCGGGAACGACACGGTTTGCCCGATTTACGCGCTACTCGGCGGCGTCTTTCGCGTCGGTGAAGATGGGTTCCACCTGCTTCAAGTCGCCGATGTCGATATGGCATTTGATGACGTGGCCAGGCTCGACTTCTTTGTCCGGCGGCACCTCGTCGTCGCAGATTTTGCCGATGTATCGCGGACAGCGGGTCGAGAAGCGGCAACCCTTGGGCGGGTTGATGACGCTCGGCATCTCGCCTTCCAACCGAATGCGCTTCTGTTTGACGTCCGGGTCGGGAATCGGCACCGCGGACAGCAATGCTTCCGTATACGGGTGGTATGGCGGCTGAAAGATCGTATCTGCCGGGCCGGACTCCATGATCTGGCCGAGATACATGACGACGATGTCGTCGGAGATGAAGCGGACGACGCTGAGGTCATGGCTGATGAAGAGCAAGGTCGTGTTGTATTCGGCCTGCACTTCGTTCAGGAGGTTGATCACGGCGGCCTGCACCGACACATCGAGCGCGGAGACCGGCTCGTCGGCGATCACCATGCTTGGGTTACCGGCGAACGCGCGCGCAACGGCGATGCGTTGTTTCTGACCGCCCGAAAGCTGGCGCGGCTTGCGCGTCGAGAACGCCGGGGGCAGACGCACGATGTTCAGCATGTCGGCGACGCGCTGGCGGACCTTGCTGCCGCTCGACTCAATCCCGAACTTCTTGATCACCCGGCCGATACAGTAGCCGACAGAGTGACTGGGATTCAGCGTGCCGTCGGGATTCTGGAACACCATCTGCAAGGCGCGGATCAGATTGCGATCACGTTTGCTGACCGGCACGATGCCGATGTTCTTGCCCTCGAACTCAATCGAGCCGTCGGTCGCCGTCTCCAGCCCGGTCAGCACCTTGGCAAAGGTCGACTTGCCGCAGCCGGATTCGCCGACAATGGCGACCGTTTTGCCGGGTGTCGCATTGAAGTTCAGGCCCTCGTTGGCCTTCACATAGCGCGTGCCCTTGCCGGTGAAGAGCGCCGCCAGCGACCTGTCGCGCTGTTCGTAGAACTTGCTCATGTCGCGCACGTTGAGAACCGGATCGGCCCCTTCGATGCCGGAGTAGCTGGATCCGGCGGTCGACGCGACGTGCTCGATCTCATCCATACGCACACAACGGGCGCGATGAGTCGGGCTGCTGTCGATGGTCTCGATCGGGATTTCGCCCTTGTCGCAGCGGCCGGCGGAGAAGTACTTGCAACGCGGGCCAAAGGCGCAGCCGGGTGGGCGCTCATGCGGCAGCGACACCTGGCCTGGGATCGGTTCCAGCATGCGCGCATGTTTATCGGCGCTCAGCGTCGGGATGCAGTCGAAGAGACCGAACGTGTAAGGATGCTTGGTCTTCTTGAACAGCTCCTCGATCGTGCCCTCTTCGACCATCTGGCCGGAGTACATGACGCCGACGCGGTCGCACACCTTCACGATCAAGCCGAGGTTGTGTGAGATGTAAAGAAGCGTGGTGTTGAACTTCTCGCGCAGAGCCGCGATCAGATCGATCACGGTCGCCTCGACCGTGACGTCAAGCGCGGTCGTCGGTTCGTCTAGCAACAGCAATGACGGGTTCGACAGCATCGCCATGGCGATGACGACACGCTGCTGCTGACCACCGGAGATCTGATGCGGGTAACGCGCCATGACCGATGTCGGGTCGGGCATGTTAACGTCGCGCAGCATCTGGACGCAGCGGTCATAGGCTTCCTTGTCCGGCGTGCCCTCATGGAAGATCAGCACTTCCTTGAGCTGCGTGCCGATGGTGAGGCTGGGGTTCAGCGCGCTCATCGGCTCCTGATAGACCATGGCGATCTTGGAACCGCGGATCTGCCGCAACTCCTCTTCCGACATCGTCTTCATGTCGCGGCCTTCGAAACTGACCGAGCCGCGCACGATACCGCCGTTGCGACCCAGGTAGTTCATGATCGCCATGGCGACCGTCGACTTGCCGCAACCGGATTCGCCAACCAGGCCGTAGCTCTCACCGCGTTTCAGCGTAAGCGAGAAGTCCGGCACCGCCGGGATCTCGCCGATACGGGTGAAGTAGGATATCCCGAGATCCTTGATATCGAGGACGATGTCGTCGCTTGTCTGGGTGTCGGTCATGGC harbors:
- a CDS encoding sarcosine oxidase subunit beta family protein translates to MAKVKYSIFSLLRQARDYHQNWPQAWRSPDPKPEYDVIVIGGGGHGLATAYYLAKEHGITNVAVLEKGWLGGGNTGRNTTIVRSNYLWDESAHLYEKSLKLWEGLSQDLNYNVMFSQRGVINLAHNEHDLKELTRRGHACRLNGIDYEMVTPAQIKQIAPIINISKNIRYPVLGGAMQRRAGTARHDAVAWGYARSADEAGIDIIQNCEVTGINIENGAVTGVETNRGTIRAKKIGAVVAGHASVVAAMAGLRLPVESHPLQAMVSEPIKPVIDTVIMSNTVHVYVSQSDKGELVLGAGIDPYLSYAQRGSFDVIEHQIEALKDLYPIVSRLKVMRTWGGIVDTCPDASPIVSKTPVDGFYINCGWGTGGFKATPGSGWVFAHTIAQDRPHKINEAFDLKRFETGFLIDEHGAAAVAH
- a CDS encoding ABC transporter ATP-binding protein; amino-acid sequence: MTDTQTSDDIVLDIKDLGISYFTRIGEIPAVPDFSLTLKRGESYGLVGESGCGKSTVAMAIMNYLGRNGGIVRGSVSFEGRDMKTMSEEELRQIRGSKIAMVYQEPMSALNPSLTIGTQLKEVLIFHEGTPDKEAYDRCVQMLRDVNMPDPTSVMARYPHQISGGQQQRVVIAMAMLSNPSLLLLDEPTTALDVTVEATVIDLIAALREKFNTTLLYISHNLGLIVKVCDRVGVMYSGQMVEEGTIEELFKKTKHPYTFGLFDCIPTLSADKHARMLEPIPGQVSLPHERPPGCAFGPRCKYFSAGRCDKGEIPIETIDSSPTHRARCVRMDEIEHVASTAGSSYSGIEGADPVLNVRDMSKFYEQRDRSLAALFTGKGTRYVKANEGLNFNATPGKTVAIVGESGCGKSTFAKVLTGLETATDGSIEFEGKNIGIVPVSKRDRNLIRALQMVFQNPDGTLNPSHSVGYCIGRVIKKFGIESSGSKVRQRVADMLNIVRLPPAFSTRKPRQLSGGQKQRIAVARAFAGNPSMVIADEPVSALDVSVQAAVINLLNEVQAEYNTTLLFISHDLSVVRFISDDIVVMYLGQIMESGPADTIFQPPYHPYTEALLSAVPIPDPDVKQKRIRLEGEMPSVINPPKGCRFSTRCPRYIGKICDDEVPPDKEVEPGHVIKCHIDIGDLKQVEPIFTDAKDAAE